The following are encoded together in the Bos javanicus breed banteng chromosome X, ARS-OSU_banteng_1.0, whole genome shotgun sequence genome:
- the LOC133242539 gene encoding melanoma-associated antigen 9-like, producing MRGSSHPGTEVLIEYNFTPTGTPGDPGPGCQVEPRLFHHFLSDSGSQSQPEGTVSCGQREGPMPCRDSRDIPGPARAQDEDLEGGHRGLTTKEERPGNAQEQPSRKTSQWSPFSPCHTHTGHKTPVIMPVVPMNELCTSEEDLQGQIQAQGPVEAQLLGAEAEDASTPLASFPPVSSSSAAVDAEILFKQALNGMTAQLLKFLLLKYGTKEPIFQAEMLNTILRDNQAHFPVVFRKTTQCLHLAFGLDMKEVDHREHIYVMVPFLGLTLNEMQRDEQSIPKAGLLVAALSLILLAGDWLSEKKVWGALSKMGVFAGIKHCIYGEPEELLTQVWVRAGYLQYQQVPYSHPARYEFLWGPRAYAETSKQQVKDYLRRVNGRGPRFFPPQCA from the exons ATGAGGGGGTCCAGTCACCCAGGAACAGAGGTTCTCATAGAATACAACTTCACTCCTACTGGGACTCCTGGAGACCCCGGTCCGGGCTGTCAGGTGGAGCCCCGCCTCTTCCACCACTTCCTCAGTGACTCAGGGAGTCAGAGTCAGCCTGAGGGCACAGTCTCATGTGGACAGAGGGAGGGGCCCATGCCTTGCAGAGACTCGAG GGACATCCCCGGACCTGCCAGGGCTCAAGATGAGGACCTTGAGGGAGGACACAG GGGACTGACCACCAAGGAGGAGCGCCCCGGTAACGCTCAAGAGCAGCCCTCAAGGAAGACCA gtCAGTGGTCTCCATTTTCTCCCTGCCACACCCACACTGGGCACAAGACTCCAGTCATCATGCCTGTGGTCCCGATGAATGAACTCTGCACTTCTGAGGAAGACCTTCAGGGCCAAATCCAGGCCCAGGGCCCAGTGGAGGCGCAGCTCCTGGGGGCTGAGGCAGAGGATGCCTCAACCCCTCTGGCCTCCTTCCCTCCAGTCTCATCTTCCTCTGCCGCCGTGGATGCAGAGATCTTGTTCAAGCAGGCTCTGAATGGGATGACGGCTCAACTACTGAAGTTCTTGCTCCTCAAGTATGGCACTAAGGAGCCGATTTTCCAGGCTGAAATGCTGAATACGATCCTCAGGGATAACCAGGCCCACTTCCCAGTGGTCTTCCGTAAAACCACACAGTGCCTGCATCTGGCCTTTGGCCTGGATATGAAAGAGGTGGACCACAGAGAGCACATCTATGTCATGGTCCCCTTCCTGGGCCTCACCCTCAATGAGATGCAGAGGGATGAGCAGAGCATACCAAAGGCTGGCCTCCTGGTGGCAGCCCTGAGCCTGATTCTCCTAGCAGGGGACTGGCTCAGTGAGAAGAAGGTCTGGGGAGCACTCAGCAAGATGGGGGTATTTGCTGGGATAAAGCACTGCATCTATGGGGAGCCCGAGGAGCTGCTGACCCAAGTGTGGGTGCGGGCGGGGTACCTGCAGTACCAGCAGGTGCCTTACAGCCACCCTGCTCGTTACGAGTTCCTGTGGGGTCCCCGGGCCTATGCAGAGACCAGCAAGCAGCAAGTCAAGGACTATCTGCGCAGGGTCAATGGAAGGGGTCCCAGGTTCTTCCCACCCCAGTGTGCATAG